Proteins encoded in a region of the Dasypus novemcinctus isolate mDasNov1 chromosome 24, mDasNov1.1.hap2, whole genome shotgun sequence genome:
- the LOC101419820 gene encoding signal-regulatory protein beta-1-like isoform X1: MPICASRAHPPRPSLLLALLLVLTGVAGQEEELQVMQPDKSVSVKAGETVTLRCILSSLRPAGPIKWFRGTGPGRELIYDYKGGHFPRVTKVTDPTKADNTEFSIRISNITPSDTGTYYCVKFRKGTPDTEYKSGPGTRVSVSAKPSTPVVSSSSAKATPGQAVTFTCESHGFSPRNVALTWFKNGNVLPALQTTVVPPENSVSYSISSQSQVQLSLGDVRSQVICEVAHDTLQTPLRGTVNLSEFIRVQPTLMMMQHPMPGNQVNVTCQVERFYPQKVQLTWLENGSMSRTETASSSVENKDGTYNLSSWLLVNSLAHREDVVLTCQVEHDGQPAVSREQTLKGSSPSKNQDLGTSPGPEPCSPLVVILLVGYKVLLAVCVSSIYVYRKQRA; encoded by the exons GAgtggcagggcaggaggaggagctGCAGGTGATGCAGCCTGATAAGTCAGTGTCGGTGAAAGCTGGAGAAACAGTCACTCTGCGCTGCATCCTGTCCTCTCTGCGCCCTGCAGGACCCATCAAGTGGTTCAGGGGGACTGGGCCAGGCCGAGAATTAATCTACGATTACAAAGGAGGCCACTTCCCCCGAGTAACAAAGGTTACAGACCCCACAAAGGCAGACAACACGGAGTTTTCCATCCGCATCAGCAACATCACCCCTTCTGACACCGGCACCTACTACTGTGTGAAGTTCAGGAAAGGGACCCCAGACACTGAGTATAAGTCTGGTCCCGGCACCCGGGTGTCCGTGAGTG CTAAACCCTCTACCCCTGTGGTCTCAAGCTCCTCGGCGAAGGCcacgcctgggcaggctgtgaCCTTTACCTGCGAGTCCCATGGATTCTCCCCCAGGAATGTTGCCCTGACATGGTTCAAAAATGGGAATGTGCTCCCGGCCCTCCAGACCACTGTGGTCCCACCAGAAAACAGCGTCTCCTACAGCATCTCCAGCCAATCCCAGGTGCAGCTGAGCCTAGGGGATGTCCGCTCCCAGGTCATCTGCGAGGTGGCCCATGACACTTTGCAGACCCCTCTCCGTGGGACAGTCAACTTGTCTGAGTTCATCCGAG TTCAGCCCACCTTGATGATGATGCAACACCCCATGCCAGGGAACCAGGTGAACGTCACCTGCCAGGTGGAGAGGTTCTACCCCCAGAAAGTACAGCTGACCTGGTTGGAGAATGGAAGCATGTCCCGAACAGAAACAGCCTCGAGCTCTGTAGAGAACAAGGATGGGACCTATAACCTATCAAGCTGGCTCCTGGTGAACTCATTGGCCCACAGGGAAGATGTGGTGCTCACCTGCCAGGTGGAGCATGATGGACAGCCAGCAGTCAGCAGAGAGCAGACCTTGAAGGGCTCTTCCCCCTCGAAGAACCAAGAcctaggaacatcacctg GCCCAGAGCCGTGTTCTCCACTTGTGGTAATTCTCTTAGTAGGATACAAGGTGCTGCTGGCAGTATGTGTTTCTTCCATCTATGTCTACAGGAAGCAGAGGGCTTGA
- the LOC101419820 gene encoding signal-regulatory protein beta-1-like isoform X2, translated as MQPDKSVSVKAGETVTLRCILSSLRPAGPIKWFRGTGPGRELIYDYKGGHFPRVTKVTDPTKADNTEFSIRISNITPSDTGTYYCVKFRKGTPDTEYKSGPGTRVSVSAKPSTPVVSSSSAKATPGQAVTFTCESHGFSPRNVALTWFKNGNVLPALQTTVVPPENSVSYSISSQSQVQLSLGDVRSQVICEVAHDTLQTPLRGTVNLSEFIRVQPTLMMMQHPMPGNQVNVTCQVERFYPQKVQLTWLENGSMSRTETASSSVENKDGTYNLSSWLLVNSLAHREDVVLTCQVEHDGQPAVSREQTLKGSSPSKNQDLGTSPGPEPCSPLVVILLVGYKVLLAVCVSSIYVYRKQRA; from the exons ATGCAGCCTGATAAGTCAGTGTCGGTGAAAGCTGGAGAAACAGTCACTCTGCGCTGCATCCTGTCCTCTCTGCGCCCTGCAGGACCCATCAAGTGGTTCAGGGGGACTGGGCCAGGCCGAGAATTAATCTACGATTACAAAGGAGGCCACTTCCCCCGAGTAACAAAGGTTACAGACCCCACAAAGGCAGACAACACGGAGTTTTCCATCCGCATCAGCAACATCACCCCTTCTGACACCGGCACCTACTACTGTGTGAAGTTCAGGAAAGGGACCCCAGACACTGAGTATAAGTCTGGTCCCGGCACCCGGGTGTCCGTGAGTG CTAAACCCTCTACCCCTGTGGTCTCAAGCTCCTCGGCGAAGGCcacgcctgggcaggctgtgaCCTTTACCTGCGAGTCCCATGGATTCTCCCCCAGGAATGTTGCCCTGACATGGTTCAAAAATGGGAATGTGCTCCCGGCCCTCCAGACCACTGTGGTCCCACCAGAAAACAGCGTCTCCTACAGCATCTCCAGCCAATCCCAGGTGCAGCTGAGCCTAGGGGATGTCCGCTCCCAGGTCATCTGCGAGGTGGCCCATGACACTTTGCAGACCCCTCTCCGTGGGACAGTCAACTTGTCTGAGTTCATCCGAG TTCAGCCCACCTTGATGATGATGCAACACCCCATGCCAGGGAACCAGGTGAACGTCACCTGCCAGGTGGAGAGGTTCTACCCCCAGAAAGTACAGCTGACCTGGTTGGAGAATGGAAGCATGTCCCGAACAGAAACAGCCTCGAGCTCTGTAGAGAACAAGGATGGGACCTATAACCTATCAAGCTGGCTCCTGGTGAACTCATTGGCCCACAGGGAAGATGTGGTGCTCACCTGCCAGGTGGAGCATGATGGACAGCCAGCAGTCAGCAGAGAGCAGACCTTGAAGGGCTCTTCCCCCTCGAAGAACCAAGAcctaggaacatcacctg GCCCAGAGCCGTGTTCTCCACTTGTGGTAATTCTCTTAGTAGGATACAAGGTGCTGCTGGCAGTATGTGTTTCTTCCATCTATGTCTACAGGAAGCAGAGGGCTTGA